The following coding sequences are from one Acidimicrobiia bacterium window:
- a CDS encoding amidohydrolase family protein → MTESDRYILISADAHAGADLRDYKQYLESKYHDDFEQWAASMEEGSRMMREMMKSLGMKKSVGVDGDPEVDADRNWNSERRLREQEADGWVAEVIFPNTQPPFAPMARSQLEAPPVGDDNEHRWAGLKAHNRWLADYVSLAPERRAGCAQIFLADVAGSVNEIEWAAEHNLRGGIVLPGAPPGSALLPLYAAEYEPIWAACEANEMPVNHHSGGGSPDYGMHPPASTAMFMLEVTWWAHRPLWQLIFSGVFERHPNLHFCNTESGTKWILETLPELDSFYERMKYGHGSEVFFGRAATKDMSLRPSEYWRRQCHVGASFLRPKECDLRHDVGIENIMWGVDYPHNEGSQPYTRVHLRRTFAGVPPAEVEQLVTLNAAKLYKFDLDALAPIAERVCPTKAEVNEPFPWSEVPEEAKECPGLHAENQRELVS, encoded by the coding sequence ATGACGGAGTCCGACCGGTACATCCTGATTTCCGCGGACGCCCACGCCGGCGCCGACCTCCGCGACTACAAGCAGTACCTGGAGTCGAAGTACCACGACGACTTCGAGCAGTGGGCGGCATCGATGGAAGAGGGCTCGCGCATGATGCGAGAGATGATGAAGAGCCTCGGCATGAAGAAGTCGGTGGGCGTCGACGGCGACCCCGAGGTCGACGCCGATCGCAACTGGAACAGCGAGCGTCGCCTCCGCGAACAGGAGGCCGACGGGTGGGTCGCCGAGGTGATCTTTCCGAACACGCAGCCGCCGTTCGCGCCGATGGCGCGGAGCCAACTCGAGGCGCCGCCGGTCGGCGACGACAACGAGCACCGCTGGGCGGGCCTCAAGGCCCACAACCGTTGGCTCGCCGACTACGTGTCGCTCGCGCCCGAGCGTCGCGCCGGGTGCGCGCAGATCTTCCTCGCCGACGTCGCGGGTTCGGTGAACGAGATCGAATGGGCGGCGGAGCACAACCTACGCGGCGGGATCGTGCTGCCGGGCGCGCCACCCGGCTCCGCGCTCCTCCCGCTGTATGCCGCCGAGTACGAGCCCATCTGGGCAGCCTGCGAGGCGAACGAGATGCCGGTCAACCACCACAGCGGTGGCGGCTCTCCCGACTACGGCATGCACCCGCCGGCCTCTACTGCCATGTTCATGCTCGAGGTCACCTGGTGGGCGCACCGGCCGCTCTGGCAGCTCATCTTCTCCGGCGTGTTCGAACGCCACCCGAACCTGCACTTCTGCAACACCGAGAGTGGCACGAAGTGGATCCTCGAGACACTGCCGGAGCTCGACAGCTTCTACGAGCGCATGAAGTACGGCCACGGGTCGGAGGTGTTCTTCGGTCGTGCGGCCACGAAAGACATGTCGCTGCGGCCGAGCGAGTACTGGCGACGCCAGTGTCACGTGGGCGCGAGCTTCTTGCGGCCGAAGGAGTGCGACCTCCGTCACGACGTCGGCATCGAGAACATCATGTGGGGCGTCGACTACCCGCACAACGAAGGGTCGCAGCCCTACACCCGTGTGCACCTCCGGCGAACGTTCGCCGGTGTGCCGCCTGCCGAGGTCGAGCAGCTGGTCACGCTGAACGCGGCGAAGCTCTACAAGTTCGACCTCGACGCGCTCGCGCCGATCGCGGAGCGGGTGTGTCCCACGAAGGCCGAGGTCAACGAGCCCTTCCCGTGGAGCGAGGTGCCGGAAGAGGCCAAGGAGTGTCCGGGTCTGCACGCGGAGAACCAGAGGGAGCTGGTGTCATGA
- a CDS encoding TetR family transcriptional regulator, with product MTAESTDALAGAAARRRPGRPARIDRESIVRAAAELAGEAGAEQVTMTSVAERLGVAMPALYYHVSSRDELLGLVGTSVFERIDVPDIAAWDEWLLAFARTLRARAQQNPRLVNTTPITAHGLVNVPLVEGALQRLVAAGFSPKEALLAFDDVVATTIDSVRRDYCINHEAANGNTQLSLFRAALRDISRSEAPLMWQLADRFAEMPDTVEISRDAWFERHIHVLVAGLRASLEGRTTLPGIS from the coding sequence ATGACAGCCGAGAGCACTGACGCACTGGCGGGCGCGGCGGCGCGCCGCCGGCCCGGACGCCCTGCTCGTATCGACCGCGAGAGCATCGTGCGCGCTGCCGCGGAACTGGCGGGCGAAGCCGGTGCCGAACAGGTCACCATGACCTCGGTCGCCGAACGACTCGGTGTCGCGATGCCCGCGCTCTACTACCACGTGTCGAGCCGCGACGAGCTCCTCGGCCTCGTCGGTACTTCGGTGTTCGAACGCATCGACGTCCCGGACATCGCGGCCTGGGACGAATGGCTCCTCGCGTTCGCCCGCACGTTGCGCGCCCGCGCCCAGCAGAACCCGCGCCTGGTGAACACCACGCCGATCACGGCGCACGGGCTCGTCAACGTCCCGCTCGTCGAAGGGGCGCTCCAACGACTCGTCGCGGCCGGGTTCTCGCCCAAGGAGGCGCTGCTCGCCTTCGACGACGTCGTCGCCACCACCATCGATTCCGTGCGCCGCGACTACTGCATCAACCACGAGGCTGCCAACGGCAACACCCAACTCTCGCTGTTCCGGGCTGCGCTCCGCGACATCTCCCGCAGCGAGGCGCCGTTGATGTGGCAACTGGCCGACCGCTTCGCGGAGATGCCCGACACCGTCGAGATCAGCCGCGACGCCTGGTTCGAGCGGCACATCCACGTGCTCGTCGCCGGGCTGCGCGCCTCGCTCGAGGGACGCACGACCCTCCCGGGCATCTCCTGA
- a CDS encoding SDR family NAD(P)-dependent oxidoreductase — translation MDEDSMDDLAGHTAVVTGGGSGIGRAIVLELASTGMNVVIADIEDDAGGAVASEAEALGARAIAVHTDVSDFASVQALADAAYAEFGAVHVLCNNAGVLVFGDMQDLKIEDWNWLLGVNVFGVLNGIYAFLPRMLAAGEPGHIVNTASIAALSGRGIYGVSKSTILNITETLRTNLDDTPIGVSVLCPGMLNTKIVAAQRNRPASMGPKAHEPFGAEPVSFGVDPAHCGRRVREAIMSNELYVFAGIPKGHEAGLKDGPVPHAQALVDAIDAGVVDEKPIA, via the coding sequence ATGGACGAGGACAGCATGGACGATCTTGCCGGACACACGGCCGTCGTCACCGGCGGTGGAAGCGGAATCGGGCGCGCGATCGTGCTCGAGCTCGCGAGCACAGGAATGAACGTCGTGATCGCCGACATCGAGGACGACGCCGGGGGCGCCGTCGCGTCCGAGGCGGAAGCCCTCGGCGCGCGGGCGATCGCGGTCCACACCGACGTATCCGACTTCGCGTCGGTCCAGGCTCTCGCCGACGCCGCGTATGCGGAGTTCGGCGCCGTCCATGTGCTGTGCAACAACGCGGGGGTCCTGGTCTTCGGCGACATGCAAGACCTCAAGATCGAAGACTGGAACTGGCTCCTCGGTGTCAACGTGTTCGGCGTGCTCAACGGCATCTACGCGTTTCTGCCGCGCATGCTCGCGGCGGGCGAGCCCGGTCACATCGTGAACACCGCGTCGATTGCCGCGCTGTCGGGTCGCGGCATCTACGGCGTGTCGAAGTCGACCATCTTGAACATCACCGAGACCTTGCGCACGAACCTGGATGACACGCCGATCGGCGTGTCGGTCTTGTGCCCCGGCATGCTCAACACCAAGATCGTGGCCGCGCAGCGCAACCGCCCTGCGAGCATGGGTCCGAAGGCGCACGAGCCGTTCGGGGCCGAGCCGGTGTCGTTCGGCGTTGATCCCGCGCACTGCGGGCGTCGAGTCCGCGAGGCGATCATGTCGAACGAGCTCTACGTGTTCGCCGGGATCCCGAAGGGACACGAAGCCGGTCTGAAGGACGGCCCGGTCCCGCACGCGCAGGCCCTCGTCGACGCCATCGACGCCGGAGTCGTCGACGAGAAACCCATCGCCTAG
- a CDS encoding acyl-CoA dehydrogenase family protein translates to MPDVDLAGGDDGFRRDVAAWLADHVVEDYAALRGRGGPGDEDFGFDERVAWERELGRAGFVGLGWPVEHGGRGATLAQQIIWAEEYARADAPARVNHMGENLLAPTLIEFGTREQHERFLPPILGGEERWCQGYSEPNAGSDLANVQTRAVLDGDEWVLTGQKVWTSLAHVSHWCFVVARTDPSSSRHAGLSFLLVPMEQPGVEVRPIVQITGGGEFNEVFFDGARTQADLVLGEVGEGWRVAMALLGFERGVSTLAQQVGFERELDHVFAHARARGLDRDPVVRQRLVGSWIGLRLMRWNALRSMSARGVPGPEASISKLFWGTWHRDLGNLGIDVLGAEGLIGETLPYELTLAQKLFLFSRADTIYGGSNEIQHNVLGERVLGLPREPI, encoded by the coding sequence ATGCCTGACGTAGACCTCGCCGGCGGCGACGATGGCTTCCGGCGGGACGTTGCGGCGTGGCTCGCGGATCACGTGGTGGAGGACTACGCCGCGCTCCGTGGACGCGGCGGGCCGGGCGACGAAGACTTCGGGTTCGACGAACGCGTCGCCTGGGAACGCGAGCTCGGACGCGCGGGCTTCGTGGGGCTCGGGTGGCCAGTCGAACATGGTGGTCGCGGTGCGACCCTCGCGCAACAGATCATCTGGGCGGAGGAGTACGCCCGCGCCGACGCGCCGGCGCGGGTGAACCACATGGGTGAGAACCTGCTCGCACCTACCCTGATCGAGTTCGGAACGCGTGAGCAGCACGAGCGCTTCCTCCCTCCGATCCTGGGTGGCGAGGAGCGCTGGTGCCAGGGGTACAGCGAGCCGAACGCGGGATCTGATCTCGCCAACGTGCAGACACGCGCAGTGCTCGACGGAGACGAGTGGGTGCTCACAGGCCAGAAGGTCTGGACCTCGCTCGCGCACGTGTCGCATTGGTGTTTCGTGGTGGCGCGTACCGACCCTTCGTCGTCACGTCACGCCGGGTTGTCGTTCCTGCTCGTGCCGATGGAGCAGCCCGGAGTCGAGGTGCGGCCGATCGTGCAGATCACCGGCGGCGGCGAGTTCAACGAGGTCTTCTTCGACGGCGCGCGCACCCAAGCCGACCTCGTGCTCGGTGAGGTGGGCGAGGGCTGGCGCGTCGCGATGGCTTTGCTCGGTTTCGAGCGCGGCGTGTCCACGCTCGCGCAACAGGTCGGCTTCGAACGCGAGCTCGACCACGTGTTCGCGCACGCGCGGGCGCGGGGCCTCGACCGGGACCCGGTGGTTCGCCAGCGTCTCGTGGGTTCGTGGATCGGACTGCGGTTGATGCGGTGGAACGCGCTGCGCAGCATGTCCGCGCGCGGCGTACCGGGCCCGGAGGCGTCGATCTCAAAGTTGTTCTGGGGCACCTGGCACCGCGATCTCGGCAACCTCGGCATCGACGTGCTCGGAGCCGAGGGACTCATCGGTGAGACGCTGCCGTACGAGCTCACCCTCGCGCAGAAGCTCTTCCTGTTCAGCCGGGCCGACACGATCTACGGCGGGTCGAACGAGATCCAGCACAACGTGCTGGGAGAGCGCGTGCTGGGACTGCCGCGCGAGCCGATCTAG
- a CDS encoding crotonase/enoyl-CoA hydratase family protein: MPDAIVERDERTMVITMNRPQRYNALSGAMLVRMYDAMVEADEDPEIRCVILTGAGGNFSSGADLRAMSGDAGDADTEIDVQARMAADPDLPYKGILRLYRPSKPFIAAVEGVAIAGGTEILQQTDIRIAGESARFGVSEVRWSLYPMGGSAVRLRRQIPYTHAAEILLTGKHLTAEEAARIGLIGRVVPDGQALTKAREIAATIAENGPIAVEAVLRTLRETDGMTEAEALAHEWEYGQAVFQTNDGKEGPLAFAEKRTPNYTRT, encoded by the coding sequence ATGCCCGACGCGATCGTCGAACGCGACGAGAGGACCATGGTGATCACGATGAACCGCCCCCAGCGCTACAACGCGCTGTCCGGGGCGATGCTCGTGCGGATGTACGACGCGATGGTCGAGGCCGACGAGGACCCGGAGATCCGTTGTGTGATCCTCACCGGCGCGGGCGGCAATTTCTCGTCGGGCGCCGACCTCCGGGCGATGTCGGGAGACGCCGGCGACGCCGATACGGAGATCGACGTGCAGGCCCGCATGGCCGCCGATCCCGACCTTCCGTACAAAGGCATCCTGCGCCTCTACCGCCCGTCCAAGCCGTTCATCGCCGCGGTGGAAGGCGTCGCGATCGCCGGTGGCACGGAAATCCTCCAGCAGACCGACATCCGGATCGCCGGAGAGTCGGCCCGTTTCGGTGTGAGCGAGGTGCGCTGGTCGCTCTACCCAATGGGCGGCTCCGCGGTGCGGCTCCGGCGCCAGATCCCGTATACCCATGCCGCGGAGATCCTGCTCACGGGCAAGCACCTCACCGCGGAAGAGGCGGCCCGCATCGGACTGATCGGTCGCGTCGTGCCCGACGGCCAGGCGTTGACGAAGGCCAGAGAGATCGCGGCGACGATCGCCGAGAACGGGCCGATCGCAGTGGAAGCCGTGCTCCGTACCCTGCGCGAGACCGACGGCATGACCGAGGCCGAAGCCCTCGCGCACGAGTGGGAATACGGCCAGGCAGTGTTCCAGACGAACGACGGCAAAGAGGGGCCGCTCGCGTTCGCAGAGAAGCGCACGCCGAACTACACGAGGACATGA
- a CDS encoding serine hydrolase domain-containing protein: MSVETNIPNIGGAVEPGFEGVRDVFAQNFEEHGEIGAGYSLYVDGKKVVDIWGGTADVKTGAPYTDDSLQLVFSTTKGATAACANLLAQRGELDIDAPVAKYWPEFAQAGKEEIPVRWLLCHKAGLPAFDATLTPDDVFAWDPVIHALEVQEPFWEPGTAHGYHAVTYGYLVGEVVRRISGKSLGTFWQEEIAEPLGIEFWIGLPAEQEHRVAPLVGTGRTTGDLDDETAQFAAAVMGPDTLVGRAMTLNGALGFLDDGFNTPALHAAEMPAANGITNARSLARFYAALVGTVDGGPSESLLTVEQMEAARTCQTEGADRVLSFPGIELPTTIGLGFWTSSLFAPYGGERGFGHSGAGGSVGFVDPEAGIAGGYVMNRMMQGLAGDPRSRGLIKASYDAVGAPIAFV, translated from the coding sequence ATGAGTGTCGAAACCAATATTCCGAACATTGGCGGGGCGGTCGAGCCTGGCTTCGAAGGAGTGCGCGACGTGTTCGCGCAGAACTTCGAGGAGCACGGCGAGATCGGCGCGGGATATTCGCTCTACGTCGACGGAAAGAAGGTCGTCGACATCTGGGGCGGTACCGCCGACGTCAAGACCGGCGCACCCTATACAGACGACTCGCTGCAGCTCGTGTTCTCCACCACGAAGGGTGCCACCGCGGCATGCGCCAATCTGCTCGCGCAGCGCGGCGAGCTCGACATCGATGCGCCGGTTGCCAAGTACTGGCCCGAGTTCGCGCAGGCCGGCAAGGAGGAGATCCCGGTGCGGTGGCTCCTCTGTCACAAGGCGGGCCTCCCCGCCTTCGACGCGACGCTCACACCCGACGACGTGTTCGCGTGGGATCCCGTGATCCACGCGCTCGAGGTGCAGGAGCCGTTCTGGGAGCCCGGTACCGCGCACGGCTACCACGCGGTCACTTACGGCTACCTCGTGGGTGAGGTGGTCCGCCGGATCAGCGGCAAGAGCCTCGGCACGTTCTGGCAGGAGGAGATCGCGGAGCCGCTCGGGATCGAATTCTGGATCGGGCTGCCTGCGGAGCAGGAGCATCGAGTCGCGCCGCTCGTCGGTACCGGCCGGACCACCGGCGATCTCGACGACGAGACCGCGCAGTTCGCGGCCGCGGTCATGGGCCCCGACACCCTGGTCGGCCGCGCCATGACGCTCAACGGCGCGCTCGGGTTCCTCGACGACGGCTTCAACACGCCCGCGCTGCACGCGGCGGAGATGCCTGCGGCGAACGGGATCACCAACGCGCGGTCATTGGCGCGCTTTTACGCCGCGCTCGTGGGCACGGTCGACGGCGGACCGAGCGAATCCCTGCTCACGGTCGAGCAGATGGAAGCGGCGCGCACGTGCCAGACCGAGGGTGCCGACCGCGTGCTCTCGTTCCCCGGCATCGAGCTGCCCACCACGATCGGGCTCGGCTTCTGGACCTCGTCCCTGTTCGCCCCGTACGGCGGCGAGCGCGGCTTCGGCCACTCGGGCGCGGGCGGGTCGGTCGGGTTCGTCGACCCGGAGGCAGGCATCGCCGGCGGCTACGTGATGAACCGGATGATGCAAGGCCTCGCCGGCGACCCCCGTTCCCGCGGGCTCATCAAGGCCAGCTACGACGCCGTCGGCGCCCCGATCGCCTTCGTGTAG
- a CDS encoding nitronate monooxygenase family protein produces the protein MRTPICERLDIEFPIFAFSHCRDVVAAVSKAGGYGVLGALAYSPDQLEIELNWIDEHVDGKPYGVDIVMPAKYVGKGGGAEASITSLDALIPEEHRQFVEELLDEYDIPPLPDELRGGVVKAAGLNVDEEGPGQVEVSLQHPVSMLVNALGPVPPEVAQQAHDHGILVGALVGARAHAERQVMQGVDVLVAQGTEAGGHCGEISTMVLVPEVVDAVGPDVPVLAAGGIGCGRQMAAALALGAQGVWTGSIWLTVAESNTSGVTLDNLLAATSRDTVRSRAMTGKPARQLRTGWTDAWERTDTPEPLPMPLQGIVYAGAARRFSRAQKPELAGSPVGQIVGRMNQVRPTRDVIFEMVEEWIETTERLKQIAE, from the coding sequence GTGCGGACACCGATCTGTGAGCGCCTGGATATCGAGTTTCCGATCTTTGCCTTCTCGCACTGCCGCGACGTCGTCGCCGCCGTGAGCAAGGCGGGCGGCTACGGCGTGCTCGGCGCGCTCGCCTACAGCCCCGACCAACTCGAGATCGAGCTGAACTGGATCGACGAGCACGTCGACGGCAAGCCCTACGGCGTCGACATCGTGATGCCGGCGAAGTACGTGGGGAAGGGTGGCGGCGCGGAGGCGAGCATCACCAGCCTCGACGCGCTCATTCCCGAGGAGCACCGTCAGTTCGTCGAGGAGCTGCTCGACGAGTACGACATCCCACCGCTTCCCGATGAGCTCCGGGGCGGCGTCGTGAAGGCCGCAGGCCTCAACGTCGACGAGGAGGGGCCCGGACAGGTGGAGGTGTCGCTGCAGCACCCGGTGTCGATGCTCGTGAACGCGCTCGGCCCGGTGCCGCCGGAGGTGGCCCAGCAAGCACACGACCACGGCATCCTCGTCGGCGCGCTCGTCGGCGCGCGTGCGCACGCGGAGCGTCAGGTGATGCAGGGCGTCGACGTGCTCGTCGCGCAGGGCACCGAAGCCGGTGGGCACTGCGGCGAGATCTCCACGATGGTGCTCGTGCCGGAGGTGGTCGACGCCGTCGGTCCCGACGTTCCCGTCCTCGCCGCGGGTGGCATCGGGTGCGGACGGCAGATGGCGGCCGCGCTCGCGCTCGGCGCGCAGGGCGTGTGGACGGGCTCGATCTGGCTCACGGTCGCCGAGAGCAACACCTCGGGCGTCACGCTCGACAACCTGCTCGCGGCCACGTCGCGCGACACGGTGCGTTCGCGCGCGATGACGGGCAAACCCGCGCGTCAGCTGCGTACCGGCTGGACGGACGCGTGGGAGAGGACCGACACTCCTGAGCCGTTGCCGATGCCGTTGCAGGGGATCGTCTACGCGGGCGCGGCGCGAAGGTTCAGCCGCGCGCAGAAACCCGAGCTCGCGGGTTCACCCGTCGGTCAGATCGTGGGCCGGATGAACCAGGTACGGCCGACGCGCGACGTGATCTTCGAGATGGTCGAGGAGTGGATCGAGACGACCGAGCGCCTCAAGCAGATCGCCGAGTAA